In one Desulfoferula mesophila genomic region, the following are encoded:
- a CDS encoding MFS transporter, which translates to MNPEEKRLLAVTCFGHFLSHYNMLVFPSVTVPLAAMLGLPLGAVLPLSLYQYLLFGVSALPWGLACDRFGAKPLLVLFFLGAALSGLAAALVITDPFLLTLALAGVGLFSGCYHPAGLGLVARGINRLAKGMAYNGIFGNLGLGAAPLFTGVAVWLWGPRAAFVVLAALNFLGFVSMALLRVDEPPRAQGHQARSAQGLVGPFLILLCAMMLGGFTYRGMTVTLPAYLELRGDELLAWFQAVGGAGISGNLMATIITSGIFTVGAFGQLAGGWLGERVDPRWGYFTFHAISWPAVLLMVWAFNLPLALLALVYAFFLIGMQPMENILVSRLSPPAFQHTAYGVKFVLTFGIGALAVELAGLVQEAWGLSAVYLGIAAFTALVLLAIVALIGVTAKMKPA; encoded by the coding sequence GTGAACCCTGAAGAAAAACGGCTGTTGGCGGTAACCTGTTTCGGCCACTTCCTGTCCCACTACAACATGCTGGTGTTCCCCTCGGTGACGGTGCCCCTGGCGGCCATGCTGGGCCTGCCCCTGGGCGCGGTGCTGCCGCTGAGTCTCTACCAATACCTGCTGTTCGGGGTCAGCGCCCTGCCCTGGGGCCTGGCCTGCGACCGCTTCGGGGCCAAGCCCCTGCTGGTGCTGTTCTTCCTGGGGGCCGCCCTCAGCGGCCTGGCCGCCGCCCTGGTCATCACCGACCCATTTCTGCTCACCCTGGCCCTGGCCGGGGTGGGCCTGTTCTCGGGCTGCTACCACCCCGCCGGGCTGGGCCTGGTGGCTAGGGGGATCAACCGCCTGGCCAAGGGCATGGCCTACAACGGCATCTTCGGCAACCTGGGCCTGGGCGCGGCGCCCTTGTTCACCGGGGTGGCGGTGTGGCTGTGGGGGCCTCGGGCCGCCTTCGTGGTGTTGGCGGCGCTCAACTTCCTGGGATTCGTGTCCATGGCCTTGCTTAGGGTGGACGAGCCTCCCCGGGCCCAGGGGCATCAGGCCCGCAGCGCCCAAGGGCTGGTGGGGCCCTTCCTCATCCTGCTGTGCGCCATGATGCTGGGCGGCTTCACCTACCGGGGCATGACCGTGACCCTGCCCGCCTATCTGGAGCTGCGCGGCGACGAGTTGTTGGCCTGGTTCCAGGCGGTGGGCGGGGCCGGGATATCCGGCAACCTCATGGCCACCATCATCACCAGCGGCATCTTCACGGTGGGGGCCTTCGGCCAGTTGGCCGGTGGTTGGCTGGGCGAGCGGGTGGACCCCCGCTGGGGCTACTTCACCTTCCACGCCATAAGCTGGCCCGCGGTGCTGTTGATGGTCTGGGCCTTCAACCTGCCCCTGGCCCTGCTGGCCTTGGTCTACGCCTTTTTCCTCATCGGCATGCAGCCCATGGAAAACATCCTGGTCAGCCGCCTGAGCCCGCCCGCCTTTCAGCACACGGCCTATGGGGTCAAGTTCGTCCTCACCTTCGGCATCGGGGCCCTGGCCGTGGAGCTGGCCGGACTGGTGCAGGAGGCCTGGGGGCTCAGCGCGGTATACCTGGGCATCGCCGCCTTCACCGCCCTGGTGCTGTTGGCCATCGTGGCCCTCATCGGGGTTACCGCCAAGATGAAGCCGGCCTGA
- a CDS encoding putative nucleotide-diphospho-sugar transferase has product MNIHVFGNQGQNVLYQRFFRPSLCDEWNVVYHELKTKAAADFATQSFKRIIHEKVSRLVNEILSSEDPQGAFLLSDIDIQFFGPCDSVVQEKLARHDIVFQKEQASGPEVNTGFIAMRPTPQVKDLWSEVERRLAQSLEEDEFVNEQQLVNLLLPTRTSLNWSTFPDEIWAWSNRNIHLNSENFPHILLHHANCTAPEGNKTSLELKIEQMELVRQRHELWSDTARSRARRLGIRLFLRLHGE; this is encoded by the coding sequence TTGAACATCCACGTGTTCGGCAACCAAGGGCAAAACGTGCTCTATCAGCGGTTTTTCCGACCGTCCTTGTGCGATGAATGGAACGTCGTCTACCACGAGCTAAAGACCAAGGCGGCGGCTGATTTCGCCACCCAGTCCTTCAAGCGGATCATCCACGAGAAGGTTTCCCGGCTGGTCAACGAAATCCTGAGCAGCGAAGACCCGCAGGGCGCCTTTCTGCTGAGCGACATCGACATACAGTTCTTCGGGCCATGCGACTCCGTGGTGCAAGAAAAACTGGCCCGCCATGACATCGTCTTCCAAAAGGAGCAGGCGTCCGGCCCCGAGGTGAACACGGGCTTCATCGCCATGCGGCCGACGCCGCAGGTGAAGGATTTGTGGTCCGAGGTGGAGCGCCGCCTGGCCCAAAGCCTGGAAGAGGACGAGTTCGTGAACGAACAACAGCTGGTCAACCTGCTGCTGCCGACCCGGACCTCCCTCAATTGGTCTACTTTCCCCGATGAAATCTGGGCTTGGAGCAACCGCAACATCCACCTGAACTCGGAAAACTTCCCCCACATCTTGTTGCACCACGCCAACTGCACGGCCCCGGAAGGCAACAAGACCAGCCTGGAGTTGAAGATCGAGCAGATGGAGTTGGTCAGGCAGAGGCACGAACTCTGGAGCGACACGGCCCGGTCTCGCGCGCGGCGGCTGGGGATTCGGCTGTTCTTAAGGCTGCACGGCGAGTGA
- a CDS encoding TIGR03943 family putative permease subunit produces the protein MVVVRPNRLFASLEALILAGLGLFMLTLSFSQDYWMLLNPKFRWLTGGAGGLLTLCGLVAALATGRRSGPLKTLVLAALLVVCLAWDQGAFSQPGVSPGAAPFTRSQQERIASRVSRGGHEYVKINLAELFVVAEEGDQAKLDQRYVLRAQVVDTPNLKSQGRFALVRLSVYCCLADAVWVGFLAAPADGVFPPMGSWVSVYGRLEPRPNAPQKSEAQLDSRTNRVSAINQRYYFQADKVVPLEPPAVPYMFEIRQQEPYAY, from the coding sequence GTGGTGGTAGTTCGCCCCAACCGCCTGTTCGCCTCCCTGGAGGCCCTCATCCTGGCCGGACTGGGGCTGTTCATGCTCACCCTGTCCTTCAGCCAGGACTACTGGATGCTCCTGAACCCCAAGTTCCGCTGGCTCACCGGCGGGGCCGGGGGGCTGCTGACCCTGTGCGGCCTGGTGGCCGCCCTGGCCACGGGCCGCCGCTCCGGGCCGCTCAAGACCCTGGTGCTGGCCGCCCTGCTCGTGGTGTGCCTGGCCTGGGACCAGGGGGCCTTTTCCCAGCCCGGCGTGTCCCCCGGAGCCGCGCCCTTCACCCGCAGCCAACAAGAGCGCATCGCCTCGCGGGTGAGCCGGGGCGGCCACGAGTACGTGAAGATAAACTTGGCCGAGTTGTTCGTGGTGGCCGAGGAGGGCGACCAGGCCAAGCTGGACCAGCGCTACGTGCTCCGGGCCCAGGTGGTCGATACTCCCAACCTCAAGAGCCAGGGCCGCTTCGCCCTGGTGCGCCTAAGCGTGTATTGCTGCCTGGCCGACGCGGTGTGGGTGGGCTTTTTGGCCGCGCCCGCCGACGGCGTCTTTCCGCCCATGGGCTCCTGGGTATCGGTATACGGCCGCCTGGAGCCCCGCCCCAATGCGCCGCAAAAGAGCGAGGCCCAGTTGGACAGCCGCACCAACCGGGTGAGCGCCATCAACCAGCGCTACTATTTCCAGGCCGACAAGGTGGTGCCCCTGGAGCCGCCCGCCGTGCCCTACATGTTCGAGATCAGGCAACAGGAGCCCTACGCCTATTAG
- a CDS encoding permease, translating to MTEPAQLDLFFSLVLALFWEAAPFLLLGSLVGAVVECYVSREFLARHLPQGQVGAVLLGLGAGMILPTCECGVVPVVRRLLDKGVTPTTAMTYMLAAPVINPVVLISTYVAFQGRLSMVLGRVAVVAITAAVVGFYFSRRSLSEIVRPAAPLPGSAQIQPLGLMLPGEAAHPAGCACGCGHDHTGGEKSIKHLLVRTAEEFMHMSMYLLAGALAAGASKAFLPVSVLTALQDNLVVAVLALMALAVLLSVCSEADAFVAASFLGFPGAAQLAFIALGPMLDLKLLAMFGGAFRRRVVLVLAVVPTVMVFALSIVWGWLWW from the coding sequence ATGACTGAACCAGCCCAGCTCGATCTTTTCTTCTCCCTGGTCCTGGCCCTGTTCTGGGAGGCGGCGCCCTTTTTGCTCCTGGGCTCGCTGGTGGGAGCGGTGGTGGAGTGCTACGTCAGCCGGGAGTTCCTGGCCCGCCACCTGCCCCAGGGCCAGGTCGGCGCGGTGCTCCTGGGCCTGGGCGCGGGCATGATCCTGCCCACCTGCGAGTGCGGGGTGGTGCCGGTGGTGCGCCGCCTGCTGGACAAGGGAGTCACCCCCACCACCGCGATGACCTACATGCTGGCCGCCCCGGTGATCAACCCGGTGGTGCTCATCTCCACCTACGTGGCCTTCCAGGGACGGCTGTCCATGGTCCTGGGCCGGGTGGCGGTGGTGGCCATCACCGCCGCCGTGGTGGGCTTTTACTTCAGCCGCCGTTCCCTGAGCGAAATCGTGCGCCCCGCCGCGCCCCTGCCGGGCTCGGCCCAAATCCAGCCCCTGGGCCTGATGCTCCCCGGCGAGGCGGCCCATCCGGCGGGCTGCGCCTGCGGCTGCGGCCACGACCACACCGGCGGCGAGAAAAGTATCAAACACCTGCTGGTACGCACCGCCGAAGAATTCATGCACATGTCCATGTACCTGCTGGCCGGGGCCCTGGCCGCCGGGGCCAGCAAGGCCTTCTTGCCGGTGTCGGTGCTCACCGCGCTGCAGGACAACCTGGTGGTGGCCGTTTTGGCGCTGATGGCCCTGGCGGTGCTTTTGTCGGTGTGCTCCGAGGCCGACGCCTTTGTGGCCGCCTCCTTCCTGGGCTTCCCCGGCGCGGCCCAACTGGCCTTCATCGCCTTGGGGCCCATGCTGGACCTCAAGCTGTTGGCCATGTTCGGGGGGGCCTTCCGCAGGCGGGTGGTGCTGGTGTTGGCGGTGGTTCCCACGGTCATGGTCTTCGCGCTGTCCATCGTCTGGGGGTGGCTGTGGTGGTAG
- a CDS encoding metal ABC transporter solute-binding protein, Zn/Mn family — translation MRLISRFLMIAALLTLTASWAPAAQPYIVGVSIPPQAWLVKQVGGEYVKPLVLLPPGASPATYDPGPRKLAELGQAKLYLAIGVPFEQVLLPRLRAQLPGLPVVPMQAGIKLRRLEGHHHEEGKGHKEPLPGHEAGAPDPHVWLGPRQMQTMARNTARALAKIDPAHAAGYQANLKKVLAELEALDAELARTLAPLKGRTVLVYHPAYGYLLSAYGLKQEAVELEGKQPGPRRLAELIDQAKAEHIKVIFVQPQFNPASAATVASAIGGVVVSLNPLAYDYLNNMRSLAAKLAQDLR, via the coding sequence ATGCGGCTCATATCGCGCTTTCTGATGATCGCGGCCCTTCTGACCCTCACCGCCTCTTGGGCCCCGGCCGCCCAGCCCTACATCGTGGGGGTGTCCATCCCCCCCCAGGCCTGGCTGGTGAAGCAGGTGGGCGGCGAATACGTGAAGCCCCTGGTGCTCCTGCCCCCCGGCGCCAGCCCGGCCACCTACGATCCCGGTCCCCGCAAGCTGGCCGAGCTTGGCCAGGCCAAGCTCTACCTGGCCATAGGCGTGCCCTTCGAGCAGGTGCTTTTGCCTCGCCTGCGGGCCCAGTTGCCCGGCTTGCCGGTGGTGCCCATGCAGGCGGGCATAAAGCTGCGCCGCCTGGAGGGCCACCACCACGAGGAGGGTAAGGGCCACAAGGAGCCCCTGCCGGGTCACGAGGCCGGGGCGCCCGATCCCCACGTGTGGCTGGGCCCGCGCCAGATGCAAACTATGGCCCGCAACACCGCCCGGGCCCTGGCCAAGATCGACCCGGCCCACGCCGCCGGGTACCAGGCCAATCTCAAGAAGGTGCTGGCCGAGCTCGAGGCCCTGGACGCCGAGCTGGCCCGCACCCTGGCTCCCCTCAAGGGCCGCACCGTGCTGGTCTATCACCCGGCCTACGGCTACCTGCTCAGCGCCTACGGCCTGAAGCAAGAAGCGGTGGAGCTGGAGGGCAAGCAGCCGGGCCCCCGCCGCCTGGCCGAGCTGATCGACCAGGCCAAGGCCGAGCACATCAAGGTGATCTTCGTGCAGCCCCAGTTCAACCCGGCCAGCGCGGCCACCGTGGCATCGGCCATCGGCGGGGTGGTGGTAAGTCTGAACCCCTTGGCCTATGATTACCTGAACAATATGCGCTCCCTGGCCGCCAAGCTGGCCCAGGACCTGCGTTGA
- a CDS encoding sigma-54 interaction domain-containing protein, which translates to MDLTPYWKTVMDTMQDGLLVVDDFGSIVAMNPAAEELTGYSQGELVGRNCKVLGCTGCSIVGQGPGPKWCQLFVDGSVRAKRCTITNKDGQQVDVIKRASVLKDENGQALGAVETLIDISELAKKEQEITDLRRTLRGQEDGRYGILGRSEAMQRLFDLIENVSASEAPVLIHGESGTGKELVARAIHQLGPRREEPFIKVNCAALNESLLESELFGHVRGAFTGAERTRVGRFEAAHGGDIFLDEIGDVPLATQVKLLRVLENREIERVGDHQPIDVDVRIITATNQDLDSLIAQGEFREDLFYRINVVPLNVPPLRRRLEDIPLIAHHGIQRIALKSGKPITGVTPGAMERLLAYPWPGNVRELINAVEYAFVLCPGGLIAAEHLPPKIAGGESAPAHRRGRPSLDRQHLVEVLRQCGGNQSQAARVLGVSRVTVWKRIKDYGINLRTDIV; encoded by the coding sequence ATGGATTTGACCCCCTATTGGAAGACGGTGATGGACACCATGCAGGACGGCCTGCTGGTGGTGGACGACTTCGGCTCCATAGTGGCCATGAACCCGGCGGCCGAGGAGCTCACCGGCTATTCGCAAGGCGAGCTGGTGGGCCGCAACTGCAAGGTGCTGGGCTGCACCGGATGCAGCATCGTGGGCCAAGGGCCCGGGCCCAAGTGGTGCCAGCTTTTCGTGGACGGCTCGGTAAGGGCCAAGCGCTGCACCATCACCAACAAGGACGGCCAACAGGTGGACGTCATCAAGCGGGCCTCGGTGCTCAAGGACGAAAACGGCCAGGCTTTGGGCGCGGTGGAGACGCTCATCGACATCAGCGAGCTGGCCAAGAAGGAGCAGGAGATCACCGACCTGCGCCGCACCCTGCGGGGCCAGGAAGACGGCCGCTACGGCATCCTGGGGCGCAGCGAGGCCATGCAGCGCCTGTTCGACCTCATCGAAAACGTGTCCGCCAGCGAAGCCCCGGTGCTCATCCACGGGGAAAGCGGCACCGGCAAGGAGCTGGTGGCCCGGGCCATCCATCAACTTGGCCCCCGCCGCGAGGAGCCCTTCATCAAGGTGAACTGCGCCGCCCTTAACGAGAGCCTGCTCGAAAGCGAGCTGTTCGGCCACGTGCGCGGGGCCTTCACCGGGGCCGAGCGCACCCGGGTGGGGCGCTTCGAGGCGGCCCACGGGGGCGACATCTTCTTGGACGAGATCGGCGACGTGCCCCTGGCCACCCAGGTCAAGCTCCTGCGGGTGCTGGAAAACCGCGAGATAGAGCGGGTGGGCGACCACCAGCCCATCGACGTGGACGTGCGCATCATCACCGCCACCAACCAGGATCTGGACAGCCTCATCGCCCAGGGCGAGTTCCGCGAGGACCTCTTTTACCGCATCAACGTGGTGCCCCTGAACGTGCCGCCCCTCCGGCGGCGTCTGGAAGACATCCCGCTCATCGCCCACCACGGCATCCAGCGCATCGCCCTCAAGAGCGGCAAGCCCATCACCGGAGTAACCCCCGGCGCCATGGAGCGCCTGCTGGCCTATCCCTGGCCGGGCAACGTGCGCGAGCTGATCAACGCGGTGGAGTACGCCTTTGTGCTCTGCCCCGGCGGGCTCATCGCCGCCGAGCACCTGCCCCCCAAGATCGCCGGCGGCGAAAGCGCCCCGGCCCACCGCCGGGGCCGGCCCTCCCTGGACCGCCAGCACCTGGTGGAAGTGCTCAGGCAGTGCGGAGGCAACCAGTCCCAGGCGGCCCGGGTGTTGGGGGTCAGCCGGGTCACGGTGTGGAAGCGCATCAAGGACTACGGCATCAACCTCAGGACCGACATCGTCTGA
- a CDS encoding rhodanese-like domain-containing protein: protein MIAKALRRASLLALLLVAGVGASLVPAAPVQAEVMANQKCLKCHAELKDMENVVAGDFQSRSGKAKSISVMVAPGKNIILKFTPETTVENVPNIKALKKPIPVQVTYKKVGSDLVATEIVAKPVIKVSDKQLIKVDELAALVAQGPDKGGYTLVDSRPPIRFNEGHIPTSINMPFPKMPDMMGKLPKDKSKLVIFYCEGFR, encoded by the coding sequence ATGATTGCTAAAGCCCTTAGGCGCGCCTCTTTGCTGGCCCTGCTTTTGGTCGCGGGGGTGGGCGCCTCCCTGGTCCCGGCGGCCCCGGTCCAGGCCGAGGTGATGGCCAACCAGAAATGCTTGAAGTGCCACGCCGAGCTCAAGGACATGGAAAACGTGGTGGCCGGCGACTTTCAAAGCCGCTCGGGCAAGGCCAAGTCCATTTCGGTGATGGTGGCTCCGGGCAAGAACATCATCCTCAAGTTCACCCCCGAAACCACGGTGGAGAACGTCCCCAATATCAAGGCCCTCAAAAAGCCCATCCCGGTGCAGGTCACCTACAAGAAGGTGGGCTCGGACCTGGTGGCCACCGAGATCGTGGCCAAGCCGGTGATCAAGGTCTCCGACAAGCAGCTCATCAAGGTGGACGAGCTGGCCGCCTTGGTGGCCCAGGGGCCGGACAAGGGCGGTTACACCCTGGTGGACTCCCGTCCGCCCATCCGCTTCAACGAGGGCCACATTCCCACTTCCATCAACATGCCCTTCCCCAAGATGCCCGACATGATGGGCAAGCTGCCCAAGGACAAGAGCAAGCTGGTCATCTTCTACTGTGAAGGCTTCAGATGA
- a CDS encoding rhodanese-like domain-containing protein produces MAARLAEKKGYTNVKVFHAGMPAWKKAGHPALTTSDFVKKRLGYIVVIDTRGVEAAKKGHVQGAVAIPKAKVIAEREQFPLDTKAYIVLYGQNTDMAGLKDIAKTIGTWGYQNVAILQGGYDGWVKDNGPIQKDLVSTQIFYLPRPHPGEITGDEFMNIVRNHPQGKLILDVRTTAEAAGGMLPGAVNIPVDELSARLGELPKDKEIITHCRTGLRAEMGYNILKNAGYNSRFLNDKVTILQTQVFCCYK; encoded by the coding sequence ATGGCCGCCAGGTTGGCGGAAAAAAAGGGTTACACCAACGTCAAGGTCTTCCACGCCGGCATGCCCGCCTGGAAGAAGGCGGGCCATCCCGCCCTTACCACCTCTGATTTCGTCAAGAAACGCTTGGGCTACATCGTGGTCATCGACACCCGCGGGGTCGAGGCCGCCAAAAAGGGCCACGTGCAGGGCGCGGTGGCCATACCCAAGGCCAAGGTCATCGCCGAGCGCGAGCAGTTCCCCCTGGACACCAAGGCCTACATCGTGCTCTACGGCCAGAACACCGACATGGCCGGTCTCAAGGATATCGCCAAGACCATCGGCACCTGGGGATATCAGAACGTGGCCATCCTGCAGGGCGGCTACGACGGCTGGGTAAAGGACAACGGGCCCATCCAGAAGGACCTGGTCAGCACCCAGATCTTCTATCTGCCCCGTCCCCACCCGGGCGAGATCACCGGCGACGAGTTCATGAACATCGTGCGCAACCATCCCCAGGGCAAGCTGATCCTGGACGTGCGCACCACCGCCGAGGCCGCCGGAGGCATGCTGCCCGGCGCGGTGAACATCCCGGTGGACGAACTCAGCGCCCGCCTGGGCGAGCTGCCCAAGGACAAGGAGATCATCACCCATTGCCGCACCGGCCTGCGCGCGGAGATGGGCTACAACATCCTCAAGAACGCCGGATACAACTCCCGCTTCTTGAACGACAAGGTCACCATTCTCCAGACCCAGGTTTTCTGCTGCTATAAGTAG
- a CDS encoding DegT/DnrJ/EryC1/StrS family aminotransferase, translating into MIRVSQPTTGPEELAALERGLEMAYFGHAANVVELEKALGEFLGAAERPVVCVNSGTAALHLALACLDLMPGDEVLVPSLTFVASLQAITAVGAKPVLCEVREENLLLDLADAERRRTARTKAVMPVHYAGNPGDLEGLHAWAGERGLRVVEDAAHAFGSSVGGRKVGALGDLTCFSFDSLKNITCGEGGALVCPDAETARRAGLMRGLGMQRPQASLGGPPSRSTYDVVCQGWRLHMSNLNALVGLEQLKKAPAFFARRQAIARRYDQALGGQHGLARLPLDYQRVVPFIYTLRVLDGRRAGLIEHLRSQDIETAVNYPPNHLHSLYQGLGGAPLPITEKLGEEILSLPLHCALSDEQVEYVIDKVGEFLA; encoded by the coding sequence ATGATCCGCGTATCGCAACCAACGACCGGGCCGGAGGAACTGGCGGCCCTGGAGCGCGGCCTGGAAATGGCCTACTTCGGCCACGCGGCCAACGTGGTGGAGCTGGAAAAGGCCCTGGGCGAGTTCCTGGGCGCGGCCGAGCGCCCGGTGGTGTGCGTAAACTCCGGCACCGCCGCCCTGCACCTGGCCCTGGCCTGCCTGGACCTCATGCCCGGCGACGAGGTGCTGGTGCCCTCGCTCACCTTCGTGGCCAGCCTGCAGGCCATCACCGCGGTGGGGGCCAAGCCGGTGCTCTGCGAGGTGCGCGAAGAGAACCTGCTCCTGGACCTGGCCGACGCCGAGCGCCGCCGCACCGCCCGCACCAAGGCGGTGATGCCGGTGCACTATGCGGGCAACCCCGGCGACCTGGAGGGGCTGCATGCCTGGGCCGGGGAGCGGGGACTTCGGGTGGTGGAGGACGCGGCCCACGCCTTCGGCAGCTCGGTGGGCGGCCGCAAGGTGGGGGCCCTGGGCGACCTGACCTGCTTCAGCTTCGACTCGCTCAAGAACATCACCTGCGGCGAGGGCGGGGCCCTGGTCTGCCCCGACGCCGAAACCGCCCGCCGGGCCGGGCTGATGCGCGGCCTGGGCATGCAGCGGCCCCAGGCCTCCCTGGGCGGCCCGCCCAGCCGCTCGACCTACGACGTGGTGTGCCAGGGCTGGCGCTTGCACATGAGCAACCTCAACGCCCTGGTGGGCCTTGAGCAGCTCAAAAAGGCCCCGGCCTTTTTCGCCCGCCGCCAGGCCATCGCCCGGCGCTACGACCAGGCCCTGGGCGGCCAGCACGGCCTGGCCCGGTTGCCCCTGGACTACCAGCGGGTGGTGCCTTTTATCTACACTCTGCGGGTATTGGACGGCCGCCGGGCCGGGCTGATCGAACACCTGCGCTCCCAGGACATCGAGACGGCGGTGAACTACCCGCCCAACCACCTGCACAGCCTCTATCAAGGCCTGGGCGGCGCGCCCCTGCCTATCACCGAAAAGCTGGGCGAAGAGATTCTGTCCCTGCCCCTGCACTGCGCCCTGAGCGACGAGCAGGTGGAATACGTTATAGACAAGGTAGGCGAGTTCCTGGCCTGA
- a CDS encoding BNR repeat-containing protein codes for MIFRRDSLTSHLGMQYAAFYGPRGRVVLARRRLGEAAWETERTLHQGGTRDAHNCLSLMADGEGYLHLAWDAHDSPLRYCRGKEPGSLRLGPATAMTGLREKRVTYPEFLRLADGDLLFFYRHGASGNGDLMLNRYHPASRTWSRVQEGLIDGQGRRSAYHQAALDERGVLHLSWVWRETPDVASNHDLCYAQSPDGGRTWLRSDGSRYQLPITAASAEYIRRIPQGRGLINQTSMAVDQRGDPCVATYWTPEGSEVPQYFLVHRRGGRWQTSQVSRRSTPFSLSGLGTKSIPISRPLLLLDRGQAGQTRCHMVFRDVERGHRVSLATCDNLDDPQWRFVDLTREGVGAWEPTHDSVLWLQKGLLHLMVQKVGQGDGEKLERLGPQPVWVLEWQPPA; via the coding sequence GTGATTTTTCGGCGCGACTCCCTTACCTCCCACCTGGGCATGCAGTACGCCGCCTTCTACGGCCCCAGGGGGCGGGTGGTTCTGGCCCGGCGCCGCCTGGGAGAGGCGGCCTGGGAGACGGAGCGGACCCTCCACCAGGGCGGAACCCGGGACGCCCACAACTGCCTCAGCCTCATGGCCGACGGCGAGGGTTATCTGCACCTGGCCTGGGACGCCCACGACAGCCCCCTGCGCTATTGCCGCGGCAAGGAGCCGGGTTCGCTGCGCCTGGGCCCGGCCACGGCCATGACCGGCCTTCGCGAGAAGCGGGTCACCTATCCCGAGTTCCTGCGCCTGGCTGACGGCGACCTGCTGTTTTTCTATCGCCACGGGGCCTCGGGCAACGGCGACCTCATGCTCAACCGCTACCACCCCGCCAGCCGTACCTGGAGCCGGGTGCAGGAGGGGCTGATCGACGGCCAGGGGCGGCGCAGCGCCTATCATCAGGCGGCCCTGGATGAGCGGGGGGTGCTGCACCTGTCCTGGGTGTGGCGCGAAACCCCGGACGTGGCCAGCAACCACGACCTTTGCTACGCCCAGTCCCCGGACGGGGGGCGCACCTGGCTGCGCTCCGACGGCAGCCGTTACCAACTGCCCATCACCGCCGCCTCGGCGGAATACATCCGGCGCATACCCCAGGGCCGGGGGCTGATCAACCAGACCTCCATGGCCGTGGACCAGCGAGGCGACCCCTGCGTGGCCACCTATTGGACGCCCGAGGGCAGCGAAGTCCCCCAATATTTTCTGGTCCATCGCCGAGGCGGCCGCTGGCAAACCAGCCAGGTGTCCCGGCGGAGCACGCCCTTCAGCCTGAGCGGGCTGGGCACCAAAAGCATACCCATTTCGCGCCCCCTGCTCTTGCTGGACCGGGGACAAGCGGGGCAAACCCGCTGCCATATGGTTTTCCGCGACGTGGAGCGCGGCCACCGGGTATCACTGGCCACCTGCGACAACCTGGACGATCCCCAGTGGCGCTTCGTTGACCTGACCCGCGAGGGGGTGGGCGCCTGGGAGCCCACCCACGACAGCGTGCTGTGGCTGCAAAAGGGGCTGCTGCACCTCATGGTGCAAAAGGTGGGTCAGGGGGATGGCGAGAAATTGGAGCGCCTGGGGCCGCAACCGGTTTGGGTTTTGGAGTGGCAGCCTCCGGCTTGA